The genomic segment GGATCTTTGAGCGAGCAGAAACACGCCTACAGTGCCCCAGAGAAGAGGACACACAGGTATCAACAGGAGAACCAGACGGACATCCCCAGGAACGGCTCTTTCCGATGAACATTGCTCGTTAAGCAGCTCATATCTGGTGTCTTGCAGAGCTTACGACAAGGAACGTGCTGCCTCCCAGATCCACCACACGAACCTGCAGCTGGGGGATGGTCGCACCAGATTCTCCACCTCGACATCAGAGCTCTTCCCGGTGCACAATCTAGGTAGGGTAAGTCTGTGACACACAGGCAGCGTGTGCAGACCACTACTGAGGTTTATGACAAGCTGAATGGTAGGTTTTATCACTTGGTTTTAGTGATATAAAGACATAATGCATTcatataatatgtatataattttatatttttaatgttttatattttttatgtatTCAGCATCAGTGTTGTCACTGTGAGGCTCTGTTtcatcctccctccccttccctggcagGTTAAATAGCTGTGTTCGTTCCTGTGCTCTATTGCATGAGGAGAAGCTGCTGTAGCTATAAATTGTTCAGAGACTGGAGTGCTCTGACATCCTTCACTCTCGCTTTTCCCAGAGCCTGTAACTATAGTCCGTCCAAACAAATACGCTTCATCCATCCCCAGAGGTGATGAAGACCCTGAGAGAAATCAAGCGTTGGCAAGAACTACTACTACGCAGCTCTCCTACGCAGAGGTCTGGTCCCAGCTTTGCTGTGCGGGTGTTTCTCTGGTAGAGACCCTCTCTTCTTTTATGTACACTACTCTGGCACCTAATGGCGATGCTGCcgtcccttctcccctccccgttCTGGGCTCTGCAGGGTGTAATGTGCAACTGGGCGCCTTTCCCAGTTACAGCCCATTTCTGTTAAAGCAGCTCTTGTGTTCTCCAGACTGACAGGTGGAACCTTGCACCGAAGCCTGACCTGCTGAAGCATCGAAGCAAAATCTGCTTGGGAGATGAGCATTCAGCCTCCCGTTTCTTCAGCACAACGCAGCAGGTGGACTATCAGCCGCCCCGCCAGAGCCAGAGGGTGATGGCAGACAGCAGGAGCCACCGTGAGAGCCACGTCCCCTTCAACTACCATGGTAAGGCCACGTTGCTCAGACTTGTGGTGCCAGAGGAAGCCTGCTGAGGTTCTCCTAGCTCTGTGCAAGGGACAGCAACGCCTGGTGCTCTGGGAAAGGAGGCAGCCCAGACACCTCGGGCTGGAGATGGCAGGAAAGCACTGGTGCAGCGTCAGTGCCTGTAGTAAAATGAGACCACTACCCCGGAACCAGGCAGGACAGCTGTGCTCAGCCCCatgtctgctgctgctggttctcACAGCGCCTGCTGATCTCGGCACTTTCACTTCCCCAAACGACATCTCACTTATCAGCCATCTCAATGCCTGTGCCAGACATAGGCACTCACTGCCATCGTACAGCAATGTTTAGCATGTTCAGGTGACGTGAGTGATTTCTGGGATATGAACCAGTGGCTTGATCTTTCTCCCTTGCTACGTTTCTTTTTAGAAGttgttttgcatttgcatttgggaggaaggagaggatttTGATCAAAAGCTGGGCTTATGCAACCTCGGAAAGGGATGCGGTTAGAGCTGGTCATGGAAGGCATTAAGAAAATCCTCCTCTGACGTTGCCTCCTGTTTCCAATGGCCAGTGCTCTGCAGCTGAGAGAGGTCCCTCCATGCCATGTATCTGTTTTTAAGACATTTGTTTTACTAAATGTGGAACAGATCACAGTTGAATTGACCTTTTCCTTGGCCCCAAACTTGTGGAGCAGCTCCATAACTAGCATATGGAGTGATATTCCTATAAATTCCATGTGAATTTCTTCATTTACCTCCTCACCCTGAGAATTGTTTTCTGTCTGGGCAAAGGTTTTCAGCAAAGTGCTGACGGCAAAGCCTGTCTTTTCCTCTCATTAATGGAAACGCATGCAGATCTGTGACTGCAACTCAAACTGCAAAGCTTTTCTGATGTTGCCTCCTAATTTACTggcttgaattttctttttatttcaattccATCCGTCAGCAGATGAAAGTTCTGTCACAACCACACAGGCCATGCTGGTCCCACACAGACAGCAGAAACGACGACTCTCCGAAGACAAGTTACAGCAGGTACAGCCTTAATAGGCTTGGATTTAGCACGGGGCGGCGTGTGGAAGCGGGATTATACCAAGCGAAGCTGTAGCCTCCCCGGTAACATCATCAGATTTGGTGTGTGCTCTTGAGCCACTTGAGATGGGACAGCCATGCATCAAATCCCGTCTGCCTCCAGTCTGAAGTAAATGCTCTGTGGGGAGCAGAGTTGTAGCTGAGAAAAATCTTTGAAGGGGGCGGAAGGACAGGCAACAAAGTCCCTAagttggagggagggggaaggtgaaTCCGGTCCCCCCCAGAGGATCAGAGGAGGAAAACTGGCATGGCTAGAGGCGTCCAGCCAGGGTAAACGTCTCTCTGCACCACCAGCAGAGAAGACTGTGCATCTGCCAGAGAGAGGGCGCAGGCAGGCACAGACTGCAGCTGCCCAGCGGGGTGACCCCTCAGGTAGCAACACGGGGCGCAGATGTAGGGGCTGCCAGGTTCCACCTGCCTCTTCCCCGGCCCCATGTCCATCTGCTGAAAGCTATTCTCTCTCCTCAGATCAAGAGCTCACACCTGGAGCTACCCTGGAGGGCACAGGACCTCTACAGGACTGAGCAGAAAGATGAGTTCACGCCCAAGTCCAGAAGCCCAGCAGAAATCCAAAAGGCAAACTCCCAAGTGAGCTGCGTGCCCCTGGGGACCCTGAAAGGATACTGTCCCCAGAGGAAGGTGCTCTTTGCACCATGATCTTCTCCCTTCTTCAGCGACCACACAGAACTTGCTGCACTGTGGACTGCGTACACATCGTGTTACCTGTCCTGATGCCCTGCTCTTGGCCTGTCTGTGTGTTATTACAGGGAACGTTTATTTCACAAGTTGAAAGAGGACACAAGAAGGTGTTGTGACAGCAAGAATAAACATGGGGAGATTAGCCCAAAGACACGGGTGACAGATCTCCCTGGATTGCGAGACCCACTGAGTGCCTCTAGGCAAGCGcgggggcaggaggaagcaggtGGGGTAGGGGGAAGCTCAGAGAAAGGGCAAGAGATCAGAAGCAAAGTGAGAGGCGCtgtcagggctggggggggggctggaatATTCCCTTATTATCTGTTTGTGTTTTGGTGTCAAGGCCTGAAACCAAAGGTCAGTGAACAGTCGGGCGGAGAGGCAGCCCTCCCCAGCTTATGATGAGTGGGCTGTTTTCCTAGAGGCGAGCTGGGTATTTTTGTTGAGTTGGTAACTCACGTGGGTTTCCTGAATGCTGAGCTTGCACTCACTCTGTTTGGGATACAGGTAATTTAAAGAGGGTAATTTAAAGTGTCGGCCAgtcagccccttccctggggaggcCGAGTGAGCAGGGtcagctgctgccttctcacaGCTGCCGCTTCACAAGCTCTTCTCAGCCTTTTGATGCAGATGGGCTTGATTCACGCGTGCTGTGAGCCAGCACTGAAGCATTTGAGCACGGGCTACTAAATCATTTCCAGTCGCTGCAGTTTGTGTGGGAGCAGTGGCTGTGACCACAATTCCCCTGTGCTTTCCTCTTGGGATTTGACTCTACATCCCTTGGGAAAAGGACAGTCTTTGCTCCACGTGTACTTCAGAGAAGCCGCGTACTCAAGTCTTGCAAATGCACACAGGCACCTCACATCAGTATTTTACACCGGTACATTGCAAACACCTTGATTCAAACACCTAGATCGCATCATTTGGTGTAGTAACAGGGACTTGCATCTGCTCCCAGTCTGCCCCATTAATTTTATGTGACCCTGAGGTGGCATCGCCACCTGTGCTCCCGCAGAAACAGCCACGGTTCACCGGGAATAAATGGTGAACATCACCCGTCTGGTGGAACCAGCTGGGAGGACCCTGTGGTTATTCGCTTTCTTTTTCATGTGGATTTTGATACAACTTGAGACACAGAAAGTAAAACTGGCTTTTGGGGTAAGGgtctttgctttctaaactcctctcCCACCCCTTCCAGCAATGCCCCAGGAATGGTTGATCCAGGAAGGCCAAACAGCCTTTCTTTGATTCCCCCAGCGACGTGAACCCTGCCAGCGCGGCTGGTGGTGCGTGACACCCCACCCTGCCAACGGAGCCACCAGCACGTACCAGTTGCACGTCGCCAGTGTCTGTGACTCAGAGATAAGATGAAACCACGTTATTTCTTGACGGGTTTAAGAAGACTTCACTCGCCTCCGCGGCCCCCATCCTCGGCATAGCATCAGCTTCACGCACATGAGGTTAACGCTAAAGCGTCACTGCAAAACAGGGGCTTGGTCCAGCCCTGGAGAAGATTAGGCCTGCAGGGCTGGGCTAGTTTGGGGCAGGGATAAATTAGGGGATCTTGGTGTAGCCTTTgctctttcctcccttctctggaaggctgcagagctgcttgtcGCACTCGCCTCAGCCCAGGCGGGCACCAGCCTCCTGGAGCTGCCGGATAAGCGGTGCCAGCAGCGATGCAGCCCCCGGGGCGCCTGCGGAGCTTGGCGGTGGAGCTGGAGGACGGGCGAGTGTGGGGCGCCTACGGCAGCGGGGAGCTGCTGCACGGCCGGGTGCAGCTGGAGCTACGCGGCGCGCTGCGGCTGCGGGCGCTGGAAGTGTGCGCTCGCGGACGCGCTGCCGTGCACTGGCTGGAGAGCCGCAGCGTGGGGCTCAACACCATCTACCGTGACTACACAGCCTACCAGACCTTCCTGTACCGCCGCTGCCAGCTCATCCCCGGTAAGGCTGGGGCACGGGAGGAGTTCTCTGCTCCAGGGCGTTGGGTCGGGACCCCCTCGGGCTGCAGGCATCCCCTCTGGGAGGACCTCCGCCCTGGGGGGTGCTTACCGACCCGAGCAGCGTTCTCCCTCTGGGACACCTCGCCGTTGCCGAGGGTTTCTCTGCTGCCGGTTTCTAGGAGGCAGCCTGCAAACTCGGGGCTGGTGAGCACGAAAGGGTTGTGGCTTTTGTTCTGTTTGCGCAGGGAAGTGCAAATAGAAGTGTCTGTTCACAAGTGTGGAAAGAGCACTTagtatttcagtaaatatttgttttcagtttcctgatgCTGGCACCGCATGCCTGGCTGGCACGTTGCTTAGATCTGCTGCAAGAGGACAGGCCGCTTGAATTCTTTGTGTGGCTGGGATGAAATGATCCAGAGCCGAGGGATATGGAACATCTCAGCTGTCCATCCGCTCGTTAACTCTGTCTTTTCTTATGAAAGCCCACGTCTCTTATCCTCCCCTCCAACGACAGCGTTATAGTCATGGCTCTgtggctttttctccccctttgcCTGCTCCTGGTGGCCTTGTTATTGCCTGTGACACCGTGCTATGTGCTGCCCAGCCCCAGAGGTGGCCGCAGGACTTTGCTCACGCTGAGGGCATTTAATTGTGTCAGTGGCCAAGTGCGACCTAGAAAGTCGTGCCAGCCCTAGCTGGCAAACGTAGAGGTTGCAGGAGGGAACTGGCGTGATGGAACGGGGACGTGAGCTGCCTTCCTGGAGGTGTTCTTGTCTCTGGACTGCACGGGGGGTCATATTCGCTATTTCTGGATGACTGTACCTTGCCATCTGCTCCCAACACCTGCGTTACTCTGGAGTTTCTGTCTTTTGGCAGTGGCTCTCCCGTGCTGCGCCTAAGGATGGCCCCTCTGCTGCTGCAACTGTGCTAAGTGTCCCGATTACAATTAAGGATATGGGAGAAGCCCTTGCCCTGAACTCCAGCGGAGAAGGTCCCGAGCACTTGGTCACTGCAGTGTTTGGATGGTGGCCGCGTTAGCTGTAAGGTCACAGGGTGAGTTTTATTCCCCGTTATCCCTGCAGTGAATGTCTGTAGGGAAGCCACAAGCTGCTGCGAGCGTGTTTGGATTTTGCTGCTGGGATTGTGTACGATAGAGGCCCCCGGAGCCATCGGGAGGAGGGCGCTCGGCCAGGGCTGGAGGAATTGAACGTTCTGCTCAGCCTCGCCAGCGCCCTGCGCTCCCGTAGCTCGGAGCGGATGGTTTCTGGCCCTCGTCTGCCACACGGGGAGAGTTGAACTGGGCTCCCTGGGGAGCACGGAGCCTCGCCAGGACTCGTGGGGTGGGATTTTATTGTCTCTGTCCATACGCggattccttttctgctttgtgagAGGGACACAGGCACGTGATCACAGGAGCGTTTTAAGGGGGCGAAGGCTGTGGGCTGCAGAGAAGAGCTGTTCTGCCGCCAAAACTGCTTCTTTTGGACCCCGCTGGGTCCTGCTCTgtcctgctgtccccaacagcAGCGTGAGGACCTTCCTGATGTCGGCTAGCGAGAGGCTGCTGAAAACGTGCCATCATCGGAAGGTCCCTGCGACTGCTCCCTTCTTGTTGCTTCTGGCTGAGATCAACCGTGTCTTCGGTGTttaaaaaatgcaggtttttgtCATGGTAACAAGGCAGCGCAGAGGAGGGAAGCCAGGCAGAGATAAGAGCCCTCCCTTCTGCTCTCCCCTGAGCCCTGAGTTTATCTGCAGTTTCCTGGCAGGGTGGTGAGCGCTGGCACCAGGGGGCTGTGCTGTGAGACAAGAGAAAGGGTGTAAAAGGGATGTTCAGGCGGAGTGGCATGGCCATTAAATGTGTATTGTGTAATCATCTTAGGGAGCAGGGAGTGAGGAAAAGACAGGGGTTAATGGGCAAAGGCAAGACAAGGAAAGCCCTGCACGCCGCTGCATGAGGTGATGCGAGAGAGCCCTAGGAAACACAATCCTTTCTGTCCGAAGGCTCACGGCGCTTCCCAGAGGTGTACGTCCTGCCCCGGTGGGAGGCAAACCTCTAGAAGCCATTTTATTTTCACGGAGACATCCAGAGAGTTGTGGCACATGGGCTAAGAGCACGTCATGGCTCTTGTTCTGTTGCGGGGTGGCCCTCGCTCAGTGCCTTAATCCTCGTATGCGCGCAACACTCGCAAATCTGGCAGGGACGGAGCTGATTCCTCAAGCCGGGAGCGTGCGCTTCTGCAAGGCTCCGCATTGTCCTGTCTTGTCTCCCTATAGGTTCAGGGTAGAGCTGCTGACTCGCCTTTTTATCTGCTGCGATCCCCTCTCTCTGGCTTTCCAGGGACCCTTGTGTGGCTCCAGGGTCAGCGGGGAGAAGCCACCGGGTCCCAGCAGTGGGTCGGGGAAGGAGAAGACCCTTCAGAGCCGGGCAGGGTGTCAGCTCCTGGTGGGACCGGCGTAAGCCTGGCCAGACTCTAGGTGGGGCTGAAGAGTTGGAGATCTTGCACCGAGCCTGGCCTGGGTTTTACTTGGGTTTGGGCACCCAGGAGCATTCCTGAATGGAAAGTCCTTGGCCGCGGTCCCACGGCCCCTGCACCCGGAGATCCCGGGAGAGGGGAGAGACCCTCTCCCGGCGCTGGGGCCCCAAAGTGCTCAGAGAGGGGCTTCCCGCCCCACGAGGAGGTGGCTGTGTCCATCTCGTGCAGCTGACAGGAGGGAGGTTTGCAGAGATCCCCATCCCGTGGGCGAAGGCTGAGTCACAGGCTGAGGGCTGTGTGCCGACAGGCGGGAGGAGGGAGATGCCAAGCGCAGGATGGAGCTGCCTCAACCCGGCCGAGGCTCCAGCCCCTCTGAGAGCACCACGGCCTCTCATGTCACCCTGCATCGCAGCGGGGACAACAGGCACCTTCCCAGTGCCGGTGTCACCCGTTAACTCATGCTGTGAcgtgccttccttccttctttccctctcccgTTGTTGTTGGGCTCTCTTTAATAGCGTTCGCTATGATTCATGTTTGCTTGTGGCAGCAAATGGTGGTGCGCATAAAATAAAACACGGTCCCCTTCCCTTGCCGGGAGGGAGACAGACAATTCCAGTTAGCCTTTGGAGACAGCTAAAGCTTTGCGAGGCTTCAGCCCAGCTCATTTTCGATGGCTGAGATCAGCCCAATTCAGCACAGCAGGTCCTGCCCAGCATGGCTGCGAGCAACTCGAAAATCCTTAAAACTCTGGCGGCCAAATGCTGAGTAACATTTTTAATGCCTGTTTTGTCTTATCCCCAGCCCATGCCCGGGGTGGAAAGCTCTGGTGCTCTGCAAACGTGACAACCGTGATTAAAGTGGAAGTTTCTAAAGCTGCATTAACCCTTGAGGGAGGGCGCAGAcccccttctcttctcttttacaTCATCTCGGGGCTCTGCTAATGGTGATGACCGCGCTGAGAACCACCAGTTCCTGGTTTTTATGCTTTTACCCTGGCTGAACACCGGCAGGCGGGGTAAAAGTCCCCACGCCGTGCCTGCCCACGCAGGTGTAATTTGTCGCTGGGTTTTAGAGCGGCACCACACAAACCCCAGTACGAGCTGGTAGAAAACCAGCGCTCGCATGGTTAAAAAGCGCTGGGAAAGATGTATTGCTCACTCTGTAATTGCACAAGCTGAACGCGAGCCAGTTCTTGATTTCTTAGAAATAAGTGAAGCGATGTCCCAGACCAGTTTTCCCTTCGCCGCCAGTTGGCCCGGCCATGCCGTGCGAGGAGCCCAGATCCAGttgcagcctgttccaacccCTGGGAACGGCTCTTGGGAAAGGAAGGACGTGGATCCGCATGCGGCACGGCCCTCGGCTCTCGCCTGCGGGAACTGGAACGTCCGAGGGAGAATTCCCCCCGGCACAGCCGCTGGGACCCGGGGAACACGGATTCTGGATGGTGCTGAGTGAAGGACGTAGATGGgatgggagatggaggggggttttggggggcacCGAGCAGCACCGCAGCAGAGAGGGGGTTATCCACGGCTCTCGCACACGTCTCCCCGGCGTGGTCCATGCAGGGCCGCTGCTGCTGGGCCCCGTCAACCATCCTGCTGCCGGACACGTCCCCGTGGGGGGCCGCGGTCCAGACCCCAACCTCGGGACGCCTCGGGGCGGCCGGAGGAGCCGGGGACCGGGGCTGCGATGGGAACCGACACCTccccggagccgggaagagccgggggagggggggggccggCCCGCACATGCTCGCTGCCTTGTTTTgcagggcccggcggggccgccccgtcccgtcccgtcccgccccaccggggccgcccccgggcgcGCCGGGCACTTAaagcgcggcgggcggcggcggggccgggctgcgccGGGGACCGGGCTCGCTCGCCATGATCTTCGATCGCCTCAAACGCTTCTCGATCGTGCTGGAGGGTACGGAGAGGGACGGCCCGGCCGCCTTCAGCCCCGGGCAGGCGGTGTCGGGCCGGGTGGTGCTggagctggcggcggcggcgcggctgggAGCCCTGAGGCTGCGGGCGATGGGCGCCGCCCGCGTTCACTGGACCGAGTCCCGCAGCGCCGGCTCCAGCACCGCCTACACGCAGAGCTACAGCGACCAGGTGGAGTTTCTCAGCCACCGCGACACGCTGCTGGCACCCCCAGGTACGGCGCCCGCCCCCGGGTACGGCACCCCCCGGGGCGCCCCGAGGCGCCGGTCGGCTCCGAGGGCGGGGGTGTGGGTGCACCGAGACCCCAGGGGCTGAGATACCGGGGGGGCGTGGGGCAGCCTGGGGCACCCCAGCTACTGGGTGCGCGACACCCCAAACAGCTGAAATCCGGGTGCGTGGGACACCCTGGGACACCCCAGCTGCTGGGTGCTCCAGACACCCCATCCAGCTGAAATCTGGGTGCCTGACACCCCATCCAGCTGAAATCTGGGTGCCTGGGACACCCTGGCTGCTGGGCGCATGGTGCCCCAAGCAGCTGCATTGGGGGTGCATGGGGTGCCTTAGGGTCCGGGCACGCTGGGGACTGGGTGCATGTCCCCCCCAGACACCTCAAATGCTGAGTGCACGCCGGGGTCCTGGGGTGCGTGGCCAGACCCCGCTGCTCTGCAGGGCACCCCGGTGAGGGACTGGCCCCACGCAAGGCTCCCCCTTTGCTGCGGGTGCCGCTTGGCAGGGAAGCAGCGTCGGAAAACTCCTGCGGAGGTTCAGGagcttgctttgagcagggggctgGGACGAGGTggtccccagaggtcccttcccaccccaggtGCTGTGTGCGAGGGAGGCAGGATGGGGGTGCAAACCCTGGGGGGCATGGGGGCGCTTGGCCGGCCATGTCCTGCCTTGGCGGGGCATCTCCGGGCTCTCATGCCCGAGCCGTAGTGCAGGGTGGCTGCAGGATGAAGCAGAGCCCACGCGCGGAAGCTGCCCAGCTCCCCGAGGAGGTGTCCCTGGGTCGTGCGTGCCTGGAGACACGTGGAGAGCAAACAGTGCCCGGCACCCACAGGACATGCCCGGCTCTCATGTCACAGCTGTTCTAGTGCTGCTGCAGTTTAACCCTGCCAGAAATAATTCCTGTGCCATCGTGCTGCTCTTTCGCTGCGTACTGTACATCTCTGCCACGGATTTGCCCAGGGAGGAAGTTCTGCAGGAGAGAGATAATCGTCTCAAATCTGTTTTGCCCACAGACAATGGTGAGGTCACCGTCCTGCAGGCAGGAAGGCACGAGTTCCCCTTCACCTTCCAGCTCCCCGAGTAAGTTGACATTTTGTTGTTGCCTGCATAAAGAGGGAGAAGAGCCGCTTGGTGCGTGATAcaggtgctgggagaggggacagggcgCCTCgaaaatgagggtttttttcagcaaagcCCTTCTAAATACCCGTTGTTTATACGCAGGACCCTGGCTACCTCCTTCGAGGGGAAGCACGGCAGCGTGCGCTACTGGGTGAAAGCCAAACTGCACAGACCCTGGTCGACAGTGAAGAAGGTGAAGAAGGAGTTCACTGTGATTGAACCCATCGACATCAACACGCCTGCGCTGCTGGTGAGCCCCCCCTGCTCCGCCCCGGGGCAGCGGCACCTGAAACGTCCATGGGAAGCCCACGGGGAAGGTGTCTGTCTCCCCTCCGGCATTACAATGCAGGCCTGATTTCCAGAGGGAATATTTGCCCCCTGTAACTTGTGCCCCCCAGCGTTTCGTGGGCTGGGCAGGGGTCCTCTGTGTCTCTTACTTTTTGGAAACTTCAATGCGTTGCGACAGCATCTTGCATCAGATACCTAAGAAGTTGCTGATGCTCCCCAGCAGGTTCTCGGTGCCAGGGAGGTGCTTGTTTGGGAGTTTCATCCTTTCTTATTAAATAGCTTAAAtgtttccctttctccaggctccCCAGGCCGGTGCTAAGGAGAAGCTTGCTCGTGCCTGGTACTGCAATCGTGGCCAGGTTTCCGTGACTGCCAAGATTGACCGAAAAGGCTACACCCCAGGTAAGATGATGCGCTGGTGTCCGTGAGCCTCTGCGGGCCCTGGGGTAGACCCCAGCGGGAGGGGATTTGGGGTCGCTGTGAGCTGGGCTCTTGACTTCTGGCACGAAATCAGTCAGAGAGCTTTAGTGCGTGCACCTGATGTGGGCGGCCTCGTCGGAACACGCTCCCGCTGGACTAAACCTTGTGCCTGCGGTGCTGGGTAGCACGACCAACCCTCGGTGATCCTACGCAGCCGTTCCTTGAGGCAGGACCGGGCTCCGTCTCCCCTCTTCCAACATGTGCGTCTGTTTTGGTAGGTGAGGTCATCCCTATCTTTGCTGAGATCGACAACTGCACAAGCCGAGCGGTGGTGCCCAAGGCGGCCATCATCCAGACTCAGACCTTCATCGCTCGGGGCACCAAGAAGCAGAAGAAGTCAGTGGTGACCAGCATTGTTGGTGACTCCATTGCAGCGGGGAAGCGGGAAGTGTGGCACGGGCGGGCGCTGAAGATCCCGCCGGTGGGTCCATCCATCCTCCAGTGCCGCATCATCCAGGTGGAATACTCCCTGAAGGTGAGGGGCCTCGCGGGGAGGTGGCTCAGCTCCATGTTGAGtgtcccccttctccccagagctgTGCTCATTGTGTCTGATTTTGGCTGGGGCAGAGATTTTGGGGCTGGTGATTTGTACGGGGTCTTGGGTTCTCCCCGTTGCCCCATTGCGTGCTCTCCCCATTGCCCTCTTGCCCCGTTGCATGCTCTCCCTGTTACCCCTCATGCGCAGCGGGAGGGCTCGTGCAGGAGCGTTTCCATCTCCCTTTGCGTCCCGCCGCAAGAATTCCCTCCTGGCCAGCTCGAGCCAGTGCCCTGGGGACATATCTGCCCCTCTGGCCTGGGAAAACGCCAACAGCTAagcttccctcctgcctcccctctctGAAGGTTTGTGTGGACATTCCTGGGACGTCCAAGCTGCTCCTTGAACTGCCACTTGTCATCGGAACGATCCCGCTGCACCCGTTCGGGAGCCGCACGTCCAGCGTCAGCAGCCAGTACAGCGTCAACCTGGACTGGCTGAGCACCATCCCGGAGCAGCCGGAGGGTGAGCATCCCCCTCTCCCGGGACCTGTCAGGGTGCTCCAAACCCCCCCGGTCCATCCCGCTCCGACAGCGAGGGTCAGAGCAAGTTCTCAACCTTGTCTCTTGCTCCAGGACcaacttttgcttttttgcttaattttttctgGTTGTGGTGCTGCATCTTCTGGGTTCCCTCCCTGGGGACTGGGAGGGTTTGGGAAATACTGGATTTTAAGCCCTTTTGCCTGCACGTCTCCCATCAGTGGAGAGTGTTTGCTATTCCCTGATGcctcccttctctctccagcTCCCCCTGAATACTCGGCGGTGGTGTCCAGCCCGGAGGCcgagcagagcctggctccaccgtGCCGCAGTGAACTCG from the Rissa tridactyla isolate bRisTri1 chromosome 22, bRisTri1.patW.cur.20221130, whole genome shotgun sequence genome contains:
- the TEX45 gene encoding testis-expressed protein 45; the encoded protein is MTASAVPAIPAPAIPAPLTGVPFLKASHIQLGDERWAPGSARQPFSHTQFPPFWGVHRPPPAPPPCSGRVLSPRGGGGSGGTCSETRMAFPERPLQPVAPFVPPESYIRMHTDPRIRVLTSETRESFPCPRLPLQRPPLPTAKKWKDNIPCGDREKIRLPPSIYTVSYPARETQPAARPWQSHGGCVPTIKGDGQSYYDTSYQAQFKGERRPPAKPSEKHVSRIKFGDPRSSGSLSEQKHAYSAPEKRTHRAYDKERAASQIHHTNLQLGDGRTRFSTSTSELFPVHNLEPVTIVRPNKYASSIPRGDEDPERNQALARTTTTQLSYAETDRWNLAPKPDLLKHRSKICLGDEHSASRFFSTTQQVDYQPPRQSQRVMADSRSHRESHVPFNYHADESSVTTTQAMLVPHRQQKRRLSEDKLQQIKSSHLELPWRAQDLYRTEQKDEFTPKSRSPAEIQKANSQVSCVPLGTLKGYCPQRKVLFAP
- the ARRDC2 gene encoding arrestin domain-containing protein 2 isoform X2 gives rise to the protein MQPPGRLRSLAVELEDGRVWGAYGSGELLHGRVQLELRGALRLRALEVCARGRAAVHWLESRSVGLNTIYRDYTAYQTFLYRRCQLIPDNGEVTVLQAGRHEFPFTFQLPETLATSFEGKHGSVRYWVKAKLHRPWSTVKKVKKEFTVIEPIDINTPALLAPQAGAKEKLARAWYCNRGQVSVTAKIDRKGYTPGEVIPIFAEIDNCTSRAVVPKAAIIQTQTFIARGTKKQKKSVVTSIVGDSIAAGKREVWHGRALKIPPVGPSILQCRIIQVEYSLKVCVDIPGTSKLLLELPLVIGTIPLHPFGSRTSSVSSQYSVNLDWLSTIPEQPEAPPEYSAVVSSPEAEQSLAPPCRSELGGILEGPFFAYIQEFRFRPPPLYSEIDPNPPSDNIRPRCMTC
- the ARRDC2 gene encoding arrestin domain-containing protein 2 isoform X3 yields the protein MVAALAVRSQDNGEVTVLQAGRHEFPFTFQLPETLATSFEGKHGSVRYWVKAKLHRPWSTVKKVKKEFTVIEPIDINTPALLAPQAGAKEKLARAWYCNRGQVSVTAKIDRKGYTPGEVIPIFAEIDNCTSRAVVPKAAIIQTQTFIARGTKKQKKSVVTSIVGDSIAAGKREVWHGRALKIPPVGPSILQCRIIQVEYSLKVCVDIPGTSKLLLELPLVIGTIPLHPFGSRTSSVSSQYSVNLDWLSTIPEQPEAPPEYSAVVSSPEAEQSLAPPCRSELGGILEGPFFAYIQEFRFRPPPLYSEIDPNPPSDNIRPRCMTC
- the ARRDC2 gene encoding arrestin domain-containing protein 2 isoform X1 encodes the protein MIFDRLKRFSIVLEGTERDGPAAFSPGQAVSGRVVLELAAAARLGALRLRAMGAARVHWTESRSAGSSTAYTQSYSDQVEFLSHRDTLLAPPDNGEVTVLQAGRHEFPFTFQLPETLATSFEGKHGSVRYWVKAKLHRPWSTVKKVKKEFTVIEPIDINTPALLAPQAGAKEKLARAWYCNRGQVSVTAKIDRKGYTPGEVIPIFAEIDNCTSRAVVPKAAIIQTQTFIARGTKKQKKSVVTSIVGDSIAAGKREVWHGRALKIPPVGPSILQCRIIQVEYSLKVCVDIPGTSKLLLELPLVIGTIPLHPFGSRTSSVSSQYSVNLDWLSTIPEQPEAPPEYSAVVSSPEAEQSLAPPCRSELGGILEGPFFAYIQEFRFRPPPLYSEIDPNPPSDNIRPRCMTC